In Perca fluviatilis chromosome 14, GENO_Pfluv_1.0, whole genome shotgun sequence, a genomic segment contains:
- the LOC120572307 gene encoding GTPase IMAP family member 7-like translates to MDVSDTRRIVILGKTGSGKSSVANTIFGEKLFTISHTLNSETRKCEARTKSVNGRSITLIDTPGLYDTEISEEEMKPEIVRCIVECAPGPHAFLIVIKVERFTEHEQAVITKIKNYFSDEVFTYATVLFTHGDQLPEGQTIKDCVRENKPMSDLVKKCGDRCHVIDNKYWKNNQQHEYRSNQFQVKELLNTIEKMVEANQGSCYTNEMLQAVEDVIQKEVEDIRRSSGNMSEEEIRKQARFSTFMKLLVSWVGIAKDTLLGAFTGAAAAVKATICRIKGYKVVEGAEPLVTCDTEEA, encoded by the coding sequence TGTCAGACACAAGAAGAATTGTCATCTTGGGAAAAACTGGATCTGGGAAAAGCAGCGTGGCGAACACCATATTTGGAGAGAAACTGTTCACGATCAGCCACACTCTCAACTCTGAAACAAGAAAATGTGAAGCAAGAACTAAATCTGTCAATGGAAGAAGCATCACTTTGATCGACACTCCTGGTTTGTATGACACAGAGATATCTGAGGAGGAGATGAAACCTGAGATAGTGAGGTGTATCGTTGAGTGTGCTCCTGGGCCTCATGCTTTTCTCATTGTGATTAAAGTGGAGAGATTCACAGAGCACGAGCAGGCTGTCAtcactaaaattaaaaattacTTTTCTGATGAAGTCTTCACTTATGCAACAGTTCTCTTCACTCATGGTGACCAGCTCCCTGAAGGACAGACAATTAAGGATTGTGTCCGCGAGAATAAGCCAATGAGTGATCTGGTGAAGAAGTGCGGCGACCGCTGCCACGTCATTGATAATAAATACTGGAAGAACAACCAGCAGCATGAATACAGAAGTAACCAGTTCCAGGTGAAGGAGCTACTTAACACAATAGAGAAGATGGTTGAGGCAAACCAAGGAAGCTGCTACACCAATGAGATGCTACAAGCAGTGGAGGATGtaatacaaaaagaggtggaGGACATTAGACGGTCATCAGGAAACATGTCAGAGGAAGAAATCAGAAAGCAGGCTAGATTCAGCACATTTATGAAGCTTTTGGTCAGTTGGGTAGGTATTGCAAAAGATACATTGTTAGGGGCATTTACAGGGGCAGCTGCTGCAGTGAAAGCGACGATATGTCGTATTAAAGGATATAAAGTAGTTGAGGGAGCAGAGCCTCTTGTGACTTGTGACACAGAAGAAGCATAA